The DNA sequence CACCTTCTTTGAGACAAGGACGACCTGTGGAGTTCGTCGGGAATCTGGACGGTAAGGGGAGGCGCTTCGCCATTGTGGCCTCGCGCTTCAACAGCCTCATCACGGACTCGCTGGTGGAAGGGGCCCGCGACGCGCTCACGCGACACGGCACCGCTGCGGACGCCATCGACCTGATTCGGGTACCGGGGGCCTGGGAGTTGCCCGGAGCGGTTGCGCGGGTGTTGGAGCGAGGCGGTTACGCTGCGGTCATCGCGCTCGGTTGCGTGATTCGCGGGGCGACACCCCACTTCGACTACGTCGCCGGAGAGGCTTCGCGGGGCTTGGGGACGCTGGCGCGCGAGTCTGCCGTGCCGGTCCTGTTCGGCGTGCTGACCACCAACACTTTGGAGCAGGCCTTGGAGCGAGCCGGAAGCAAGGCCGGGAACAAGGGGTGGGACGCCGCCCTGGCCGCCTTGGAGATGGTCGGCGTGTACGACGCGCTCGCGAGCGACACGTGAGCGGAGTTGAGCGCACCATCCATCTGGAACGGAGCCGAGCCCGGGCGTGGGCGGTGCAGGTGCTCTACCAGTGGGAGATGTCGGGCGAGGGCTCACCCGAGACCATGCTCCGACAGACGTTGGGCAAGCGTCTGGTGGGGGTCACCCGGATTCCCTACCTGCGTCGCCTGATCGAGACGTATGGGGCCCACCGGGCGGAGGTTGACGCCGCCATCACGGGAGCCCTCAAGAACTGGCGGCTCGAGCGCCTCGCCGCACTCGATCGATCCATCCTCCGCGTGGCGGCCACCGAGGTCCTGCTCATCGAGGAGGTGCCTCGCACCGTTGCGATCCATGAGGCGGTCTTGCTTGCCGAGCGCTATGGCGGTGCGGACTCACCCCCGTTCGTCAACGGCGTACTCGAGGCACTGGAGCGGGTACCGCCCCGAGGAAGCGCGCGGGTCCCTTGAGGATCCTGGTCCTCAACTGGCTGGATCGAGAGAACCCGCAGGCGGGAGGGGCAGAGCTCCATCTGCACGAGACGTTCGGCAGGATCGTGCGGAGTGGGCACGCCGTGGATCTGCTGTGTTCGGGTTGGCAAGGAGCGCCGCAGCACGCCGAGCTCGACGGCATACAGGTTCATCGAGTGGGTGGTCGGTACTCGCACGCGGTGCAAGCTCCGCGCGTTGCGCGGGCGCTGCTGCGCAAGCACCGACCCGACATCATCGTCGAGGACCTCAACAAGATCCCGTTGTTCGCTCCCCTGTGGAGCAGCGTCCCGGTGCTCCTTCTGGTCCACCACCTGTTCGGCGGTACGGCGTTCGCGGAGGCGAGCCTTCCCCTGGCTTTGATGACCTGGTTGTTCGAGCGTCCGATCCCGACGGTCTACCGGAAGGTCCCCACGGTGGTGGTGTCGGAAAGCACGCGCTCAGACCTGCTGGCTCGGGGGATGAGCGCAACGCGTATGCGCGTCGTGCCCAACGGGCTGGACCATGCGCTCTATCGTCCGGCGGCTCCCGAGCAACGCTATGCCCAGCCCACCCTGCTCAGTCTCGGCCGCGTCAAGCGCTACAAACGCATCGAGCTGACCCTGGAGGCACTGGTCCGCGTGCGGGAGCGTGTCCCGGACGCGAGATTGCTGGTGGCCGGCACGGGCGACCACGAGCCAGCCCTGCGGAAGCACGCGATCGGACTGGGGTTGGGGAACGCTGTCGAGTTCCTCGGGTTTGTCTCCGAGGCACGGAAGGTGGAGCTCCTGCAACGAAGCTGGGTGCACGTCTTTACGTCGCCGAAGGAGGGGTGGGGGCTCACCAACCTCGAGGCGGCAGCCTGCGGGACACCGTCGATCGCCAGTGACTCGCCGGGCTTGCGCGAGTCGGTGCTGGACGGGCGCACCGGGTGGCTGGTTCCACACGGTGACGTCGAGGCCTTGGCCGACGCATGTGTGAGTGCGCTGCAGGACCCGCTGGAGCTGGCGCGGGCTGGGGCGCGTGCCACCGAATTTGCTGCGCAATTCACCTGGGAGCGTACGGCGGCGGAGATGGAGCAGGCGCTCCTCGGCGCTGCCGGGCGGCTCACAGTCTAGAATCGGAGGACAGATGCAGGTACGGATGACGGCTCGTCAGTGCGAAGTGCCCGAGGAGGCCAAGCAGCGTGCGGAGAGCCGATTGCTGAAGCTCCAGCGCTTCGAGCCCCGCCTCAGTTCCGGAGAGCTGGTGTTCACTGAGGAGCGGCACGTGCGCCGGGTGGAGGCGGTGCTGAGCGTGGATGGGGCCGAGCCGGTGATCGCCAAGGGAGAGGCTACGGAGTTCGTCGACGCCGTGGATCGACTGAGCGAGCGTCTGAACCGCACGCTGCGCAGACGCCGCGGTGCCAAGACCGAGCATCGATCACGGGGAGACGGACAGGGGTGACCACCGGGTTGACCGTCCAGGAGCTGGTGCGGGTCAAGCAGGCCAGCCTCGAGCTGCAGCAGTTGAATCCGGGCGTGTCTCTGGAGCGTCCCGTCACGGACCCCGACGTAGGAGGGCCGGGACTGGCACTGGCGGGATTCGTCGACCGCTTTCCGGCCGAGCGTCTTCAGGTCTTCGGCGAGACCGAGATGACCTATCTGGAGACTCTCCCGACGGACCTCGCCACCGAGCGTGTGGCCGAGTTGTTCCGCCTGGGCGTTCCGGCCGCATTCGTCAGCAAGGGGTTGCAGTTCCCGCAACCCTTCCTCGATGCCGCGACGCGCTGCGGGGTCCCGGTACTGGGCTCGACGCGCCCCACGCGGGACGTCTTTCGGGTGCTGGCTCCCTTTGTCGAAGATCGGCTGGCTCCCACCGAGGCGCTACACGGCTCTCTGGCCGACGTGTATGGCGTCGGCGTGCTCTTCACGGGAGAATCGGGGATCGGCAAATCGGAATGCGTGTTGGATCTCGTCGAGCGCGGGCACCGACTGGTGGCGGACGACGTGGTCCTGGCCACGCGTCGTGCCAGGAACGTCGTGCTCGGCAGGGGGCACGAACGCCAACGCCACCACATGGAGATTCGCGGAGTCGGCATCATCGACGTGCGTGCCCTTTTCGGGATCCGTGCGATCCGCCTCCAGAAGCGCATCGAGCTGATCGTGAATCTCGTCACCTGGGACGCAACCCACACCTTCGACCGCACCGGACTGCAACGGGGGGAGCGCACCATCCTGGGGGTATCCATCCCCGAGATCACCATCCCTCTCAATCCGGGCAAGAACATCACCGTGGTCAGCGAGGTCGTGGCCATGAACCACCTGCTGCGCTACTCCGGTGTCGATTCGGCCCAGGACTTCGACCGGCGATTGCGGGAAGCCATGGCACCCGCGCGGGAATACCTGGAAGAAGACGATGAGTGAGACCGGTGCCCAGGTGCACGGCGTCGTCTTCGCCCACGGCCGCGTGGCCGAGGCGCTCGTGCGCGCGGTGGAGGACATCACGGGGATTCGCGGCGCCCTGTCGCCCTTGAGCAACGAGCAGATCGCACCGGAGGTGATGGGGGAGCGTCTGCTGGCGGCTGCGGGCGAGGGCCCGACGATCATCTTCACCGACCTGCGCAGCTCGAGCTGCTCCGTCGTGGCCCGTCGTGTGGCCACGGCCAGCGGGCGCTGGGCGATCGTCTGCGGCGCCAACCTGCCGATGCTCCTCGATTTCGTCTTTCATCGCGAGCTCGGTCTGGAGGAGTTGGTGTCACGCCTCGTTGAACGGGGCAAGGAAGGGGTCATGGCTGTCCTGGAGCCCGAGGCTCGTGGCGATCGTACTGATCCGCGTTGACGAGCGCCTCATCCACGGCCAGGTGGTGGTCGGCTGGGGAGGGTTCCTGGGGGCCCAGCGCTATGCGGTCGTCGACGACGACCTCGCCGGGAGTCGCTGGGAACAGGAGCTCTACGAGCTCGCTCTCCCGGAAGAGACGACGCTGGCGTTCGTGGACCGTGACCATGCCGGACCGTTGCTGGCCGAGTGGAGCGGTCAGCCCGAGCCGGCGGTTGTTCTGACGCGGGACCTGAGCACGGTGCGTGCCTTGGTGGAGCGCGGAGATCTGGCCGGCGAGGCGGTGAATCTGGGCGGACTGCACGCGGCCCCAGGCCGACGCACCGTCTTGCCCTACCTCCACCTCTCGGAAACCCAGGTGAGTGATCTCGCTTGGTTGCTCGAACACGGAGTGGACGTCTACGCCCAGGACGTGCCCGGGGGAAGCCGTGTGCGTGGAGATGCGCTCCTTCGCAAAGGAAAGGCCGCGTGGACGCGCTGATCCTGCTCGGTCTGGTGGTCGTGGTCGCGCTGGACGGCGCCTCGGTCGGGCAGTTCATGATCTCGCGCCCGCTGGTGGCGGGCAGCCTGGCAGGGTGGATCGTCGGGAGCCCCGAAGGCGGGCTCACCATCGGGCTGATCCTCGAGCTCTTGCAGCTGCCGTTCTTTCAGATCGGTGGCGCGCGGGTCTCCGAAGGCGGTTTGGGTGCGGTGGTGGGAGCCGCGGTCCTCTCGTCGAACGCGGGACCCGGCGGCGTGGCCCTCGGGGTGCTTCTGGGGTTGGTGATGGCCAACGTGGGCGGCTGGACCGTCGAGTGGTTGCACCGTTTCCAAGGGGTTGCGGCCCCGCGCGACCACGACGGGCGCCTGAATCCCGCGGAGGTGACGGCCTTCCACTGGCGCTCCCTGGCGCGCGACGCGGCGCGCGGCGCGGTGGTGGGCGCGTTCGGACTGCTGCTGGCGCGCCTGCTGGGTGGACCCGCGGCGGAGGGATGGTTGCTGGATGCGCCTCACACCCGGCTGGTGCTCCTGGCAGCAGGCAGCTTCTCTCTGGGTGCGTTCTTCCACAACCTGGGGACCGGCGCCCGCTCCGTGGGTGCGCTCCTCGCGGGCCTCGCAGTGGGACTGTTCCTGACGGGAGTGCTGGGGTGAGCGGCGGCGGCTTGACCGTGGTGCGCACCGTCCTGCGCTCGTTGCTGATCCAGGGCTCGTGGAATACCCGCACCCAGATCGGCAATGGATTCGCCTGGGCTCTCGCGCCGGTTCTACGGCGTGTGTACGCTCAGAACCCTGACGCGCTGGAAGCGGCGGTCACACGCCATGCGGCGCCGTTCAACGCCCACCCCTACCTCGCCGCGCTGGCCTTGGCCGCCGTCGCTCGCATGGAGGAGGAAGGTGAGCCCAGTGAACGCATCGAGCGCTTCAAAACCGCGCTGCGGGGGCCGCTCGGGGCGCTGGGCGACCGCCTGATCTGGGCGCGTTGGCTTCCGCTGTCGTTGCTCTGCGCGTCTGCGGCCGCACTTCGTGGGGCGCCCTGGTGGGCGGTCGCGGCCGGGTTCCTGGTGCTCTACAATGCCGGGCACCTCGCGCTCAGGATCTGGGCGGCACGAACGGGCTGGCAGGCTGGCAAGGACGTGGGCACGCGGCTGCGGGCCGCCGACCTGAGTCGGTGGTCGGGCCGGCTGGGACTTCCGACCGCGGTCGCGAGCGGGGTCCTGTTGGGTGCGATCCTGGGACTGGCCCTGGGCGGCGCCGCGACCCTCTGGTTCCCGGGCGTGGCGGTAGCCGCGCTGTTCGCCCTCGGTGTGTTCGTCGGAGAACGTGGCGCCAGGACGGGAGCCCGCCTGGCCGCCCTGGTCATCCTGATGCTGTCTCTCGTGGGATGGTTGTCATGAGCATGGACGCGATCACTGGCCGAGTTCGGATCGTCAATCCGCTGGGCATGCACGCGAGGCCCGCCTCCGCGTTGGTGTCGCTGGCCAGCAGCTTC is a window from the Gemmatimonadota bacterium genome containing:
- the nusB gene encoding transcription antitermination factor NusB; protein product: MSGVERTIHLERSRARAWAVQVLYQWEMSGEGSPETMLRQTLGKRLVGVTRIPYLRRLIETYGAHRAEVDAAITGALKNWRLERLAALDRSILRVAATEVLLIEEVPRTVAIHEAVLLAERYGGADSPPFVNGVLEALERVPPRGSARVP
- a CDS encoding PTS sugar transporter subunit IIC, producing the protein MDALILLGLVVVVALDGASVGQFMISRPLVAGSLAGWIVGSPEGGLTIGLILELLQLPFFQIGGARVSEGGLGAVVGAAVLSSNAGPGGVALGVLLGLVMANVGGWTVEWLHRFQGVAAPRDHDGRLNPAEVTAFHWRSLARDAARGAVVGAFGLLLARLLGGPAAEGWLLDAPHTRLVLLAAGSFSLGAFFHNLGTGARSVGALLAGLAVGLFLTGVLG
- the ribH gene encoding 6,7-dimethyl-8-ribityllumazine synthase translates to MEFVGNLDGKGRRFAIVASRFNSLITDSLVEGARDALTRHGTAADAIDLIRVPGAWELPGAVARVLERGGYAAVIALGCVIRGATPHFDYVAGEASRGLGTLARESAVPVLFGVLTTNTLEQALERAGSKAGNKGWDAALAALEMVGVYDALASDT
- a CDS encoding glycosyltransferase family 4 protein, with protein sequence MRILVLNWLDRENPQAGGAELHLHETFGRIVRSGHAVDLLCSGWQGAPQHAELDGIQVHRVGGRYSHAVQAPRVARALLRKHRPDIIVEDLNKIPLFAPLWSSVPVLLLVHHLFGGTAFAEASLPLALMTWLFERPIPTVYRKVPTVVVSESTRSDLLARGMSATRMRVVPNGLDHALYRPAAPEQRYAQPTLLSLGRVKRYKRIELTLEALVRVRERVPDARLLVAGTGDHEPALRKHAIGLGLGNAVEFLGFVSEARKVELLQRSWVHVFTSPKEGWGLTNLEAAACGTPSIASDSPGLRESVLDGRTGWLVPHGDVEALADACVSALQDPLELARAGARATEFAAQFTWERTAAEMEQALLGAAGRLTV
- a CDS encoding PTS system mannose/fructose/sorbose family transporter subunit IID, with the protein product MSGGGLTVVRTVLRSLLIQGSWNTRTQIGNGFAWALAPVLRRVYAQNPDALEAAVTRHAAPFNAHPYLAALALAAVARMEEEGEPSERIERFKTALRGPLGALGDRLIWARWLPLSLLCASAAALRGAPWWAVAAGFLVLYNAGHLALRIWAARTGWQAGKDVGTRLRAADLSRWSGRLGLPTAVASGVLLGAILGLALGGAATLWFPGVAVAALFALGVFVGERGARTGARLAALVILMLSLVGWLS
- the hprK gene encoding HPr(Ser) kinase/phosphatase, giving the protein MTTGLTVQELVRVKQASLELQQLNPGVSLERPVTDPDVGGPGLALAGFVDRFPAERLQVFGETEMTYLETLPTDLATERVAELFRLGVPAAFVSKGLQFPQPFLDAATRCGVPVLGSTRPTRDVFRVLAPFVEDRLAPTEALHGSLADVYGVGVLFTGESGIGKSECVLDLVERGHRLVADDVVLATRRARNVVLGRGHERQRHHMEIRGVGIIDVRALFGIRAIRLQKRIELIVNLVTWDATHTFDRTGLQRGERTILGVSIPEITIPLNPGKNITVVSEVVAMNHLLRYSGVDSAQDFDRRLREAMAPAREYLEEDDE
- a CDS encoding PTS sugar transporter subunit IIB, producing the protein MAIVLIRVDERLIHGQVVVGWGGFLGAQRYAVVDDDLAGSRWEQELYELALPEETTLAFVDRDHAGPLLAEWSGQPEPAVVLTRDLSTVRALVERGDLAGEAVNLGGLHAAPGRRTVLPYLHLSETQVSDLAWLLEHGVDVYAQDVPGGSRVRGDALLRKGKAAWTR
- a CDS encoding HPF/RaiA family ribosome-associated protein — its product is MQVRMTARQCEVPEEAKQRAESRLLKLQRFEPRLSSGELVFTEERHVRRVEAVLSVDGAEPVIAKGEATEFVDAVDRLSERLNRTLRRRRGAKTEHRSRGDGQG